In one window of Neofelis nebulosa isolate mNeoNeb1 chromosome 15, mNeoNeb1.pri, whole genome shotgun sequence DNA:
- the LOC131496399 gene encoding C4b-binding protein alpha chain-like isoform X2, with protein sequence MHPSAPLNGIHDRKKKMAAWPLPRLWKVSDPTLFQMTLVAALFATVLGGCGPPPNLFFASPINVLNQTSFNSGTILKYTCRPGYSKDPYKSQDVTCRYKSWNYDEFCVKKRCKHPGELQNGQVIVKTDILFGSRIEFVCSTGYVLVGSATSHCEIQDRGVDWSDPLPQCIIAKCDPPPAISNGKHNGGDEDFYTYGSSVTYSCDPNFSLLGKASISCTVKNKKTGVWSPSPPTCKKVSCPKPEIQNGKIILGFGPHYTYRDSMVFDCNRGFILKGSSLIHCEEDNNWDPPPPTCELNSCLGLPDIPHASWEMYNYQMPTKQGVYPIGAMLKYRCRDGYKPTSDEPTNVICQENLTWTPYIECKEVCCPIPELKNGKINEQRSSSVNSCDFFNGDAVLYTCYQKYKFEARCQGDGTWYPKTPTCDESCDFPPTIDHGQFERNQAFGIFGRTEAIYKCDKGYTLVGEARLSCSSSGWSPAAPQCKAVCMKPEIAHGKLSVDKTEYIQAENISIQCDSGYELVGPQSITCSESRTWDLEVPKCEWVIPEGCGHVLAGRRVMRCLPNPEDVKMALEVYKLSLEIELLEIQRDKARIPAMDSPP encoded by the exons ATGCACCCCAGTGCTCCTCTAAATGGGATCcatgatagaaaaaagaaaatggcagccTGGCCCTTACCTAGGCTGTGGAAAGTCTCTGATCCAACTCTGTTCCAAATGACCTTGGTCGCTGCTCTATTTGCTACTGTTCTTG GTGGTTGTGGTCCTCCACCGAATTTATTCTTTGCTTCCCCAATAAATGTGTTGAACCAGACTTCCTTCAACTCTGGGACTATCCTGAAATACACCTGCCGTCCTGGCTACAGTAAGGATCCTTACAAAAGTCAGGATGTTACCTGCCGATACAAGTCATGGAACTACGATGAGTTCTGTGTCA agaaAAGATGCAAACATCCTGGAGAATTACAAAACGGGCAAGTGATAGTTAAGACAGATATCTTGTTTGGATCACGCATAGAATTCGTCTGCTCAACAGG ATACGTTTTAGTTGGTTCAGCCACTAGTCATTGTGAGATCCAAGATAGAGGAGTTGATTGGAGTGATCCTCTCCCACAATGTATAA TCGCCAAGTGCGATCCTCCTCCAGCCATCAGTAATGGGAAGCACAACGGTGGAGATGAAGATTTCTATACATATGGTTCCTCTGTCACCTACAGCTGTGACCCCAACTTCTCGCTCTTAGGCAAAGCCTCCATTTCTtgcacagtgaaaaataaaaaaacaggcgTCTGGAGCCCAAGTCCTCCTACTTGTAAAA AAGTCAGTTGTCCTAAGCCAGagattcaaaatggaaaaatcatcTTGGGATTTGGACCCCACTATACTTATAGAGACTCCATGGTGTTTGACTGCAATAGAGGTTTTATTCTCAAAGGAAGCAGTTTAATCCACTGTGAAGAAGATAACAACTGggaccctcctcctcccacttgtGAGCTCA ATAGCTGTCTTGGCTTACCAGACATCCCACATGCCTCCTGGGAGATGTATAACTACCAGATGCCAACAAAACAGGGAGTTTATCCTATTGGAGCTATGCTGAAATACAGGTGCCGTGATGGCTATAAACCTACTTCAGATGAGCCTACGAATGTGATATGTCAGGAAAATTTGACTTGGACCCCGTACATAGAGTGTAAGG aggtATGTTGCCCAATACCAGAGCTGAAGAATGGCAAAATCAATGAACAGAGATCCAGTTCTGTCAATAGCTGTGATTTTTTCAATGGAGACGCAGTTTTATATACGTGTTACCAGAAATACAAGTTTGAAGCCAGATGTCAAGGAGATGGCACCTGGTATCCCAAGACACCAACATGTGATGAGA GCTGTGATTTCCCTCCTACCATTGACCATGGACAGTTTGAACGAAATCAAGCATTTGGTATATTCGGTCGTACTGAGGCGATATATAAATGTGACAAAGGATACACTCTAGTTGGTGAAGCTCGACTCTCTTGCAGTTCTTCAGGCTGGTCTCCTGCAGCCCCTCAATGTAAAG CTGtctgtatgaaaccagaaatagCCCACGGAAAGCTGTCCGTGGATAAGACTGAATACATTCAAGCTGAAAATATCAGCATCCAGTGTGACTCTGGCTATGAGTTGGTCGGTCCCCAAAGCATCACTTGCTCAGAGAGCAGAACCTGGGACCTCGAGGTGCCCAAGTGTGAGTGG